Proteins encoded by one window of Sphaerodactylus townsendi isolate TG3544 linkage group LG04, MPM_Stown_v2.3, whole genome shotgun sequence:
- the LOC125432002 gene encoding uncharacterized protein LOC125432002, translating to MEPSPGPAEEPARDSALSLPLSGRLLASGRGKFMALKAQARLRLLPPQPVSTSEISNSPEDDATQIPMSQMSGSTPMPVMELTSPERRMTADRRRVRRVGVLADFSKAMVEQGEAEAMERRRFEDRREREVASFMQSRAEQNSELSSLRLAIDRGNDIMQTLVTALLQRMGSSGGRGAGGSLGASAPEVASHTLPAPVFQQCLPTCAIAGPAANLCGDAAEVIYPTLAEDTELESCVGATAPLPSQVEDLMMVGETSELCGTQVACQESQPMQKRLRKPKARMDL from the exons ATGGAGCCGAGCCCAGGCCCAGCGGAAGAGCCAGCCAGAGACAgcgccctctccctccctctctcgggGCGACTTCTAGCTTCTGGGAGGGGGAAATTCATGGCGCTCAAGGCCCAGGCCAGGTTGCGGCTCCTTCCTCCCCAGCCAG TGTCCACCtctgaaatcagcaattctccGGAGGACGATGCCACACAGATCCCTATGTCGCAGATGAGTg gctccacacccatgCCCGTGATGGAACTGACTTCACCAGAGCGGAGAATGACTGCTGACAGGCGGCGTGTGCGACGTGTTGGAGTGCTCGCTGACTTTTCAaaggccatggtggagcagggagaggccGAGGCGATGGAGAGGAGGCGCTTCGAGGATAGGCGGGAAAGGGAGGTGGCGTCATTCATGCAGAGCCGCGCAGAGCAAAACAGCGAGCTGTCATCGCTGAGGCTGGCCATCGACAGGGGGAATGACATAATGCAGACCCTTGTGACGGCTTTGCTGCAGCGCATGGGCTCCtcgggtggcaggggtgctgggggtTCATTGGGCGCCTCTGCTCCTGAGGTCGCATCACACACATTGCCTGCCCCAGTGtttcagcagtgcctgcccacttgtGCAATTGCTGGCCCAGCTGCAAATCTCTGTGGAGATGCGGCAGAGGTGATTTACCCCACTCTGGCTGAGGACACCGAGTTGGAGTCCTGTGTGGGCGCCACGGCGCCCCTCCCATCACAGGTGGAGGACCTCATGATGGTTGgggagacctctgagctgtgCGGCACTCAGGTGGCTTGCCAAGAGTCACAGCCAATGCAGAAGCGCTTGAGGAAGCCCAAAGCCAGAATGGACCTATGA